Proteins encoded together in one Xyrauchen texanus isolate HMW12.3.18 chromosome 50, RBS_HiC_50CHRs, whole genome shotgun sequence window:
- the LOC127640934 gene encoding keratin, type I cytoskeletal 19-like yields the protein MTQTMRKSFSSSSSRPFSSHSLTGGYSRRIAVGSAPSVYGGAGGSSVRVSYAQGTRSGFDLASALGGGDNGFGQSFNEKTTMQNLNDRLANYLEKVRSLEKANAQLERQIREWYDKSAPVSKDYSHYYAIIDDLRKKIFIASQDNARIILQIDNAKLAAEDFRVKYENELAMRQSVEADIAGLRKVMDELTMTRSDLEMQIEGLNEELVYLKKNHAEEIAALRAQMSSSTVNVEVDAGPQQDLARIMEELRQQYEGITEKNRRDMESWYKSKFDELNKQVSTRQEDLSTSRNEINDLRRTMQSLEIELQSQLSMKSALEGTLSETDSRYGLQLNQLQGVIHNLEAELSQMRTDIERQGNDYRLLLDIKTRLEMEIAEYRRLLDGEDIQRQTVKVVEFVNTTPPPPPKHEPVVTKRVRTVIEEVIDGKVVSRTEDVDVVRK from the exons ATGACACAAACCATGCGTAAGAGCTTCTCAAGCTCTAGCTCTCGTCCTTTCTCCTCTCACTCCCTCACCGGTGGATACTCCAGGCGCATTGCCGTCGGCTCTGCACCAAGTGTCTATGGAGGCGCAGGGGGTTCCAGCGTGCGTGTCTCTTACGCACAGGGCACCAGGAGCGGTTTCGACCTGGCCAGTGCGCTCGGCGGCGGCGACAATGGCTTCGGTCAATCGTTCAACGAGAAGACCACCATGCAGAACCTCAACGACCGTCTGGCCAATTACCTGGAGAAGGTGCGCTCGTTGGAGAAAGCCAATGCGCAACTCGAGCGCCAGATCCGCGAGTGGTACGACAAGAGTGCTCCTGTCAGCAAAGACTACAGCCATTACTATGCCATCATTGATGATCTCCGCAAAAAA ATCTTCATCGCCAGCCAGGACAATGCCAGAATTATCCTTCAGATTGACAACGCCAAACTGGCAGCCGAGGACTTCAGAGTCAA GTACGAGAACGAGTTGGCCATGCGCCAATCTGTGGAAGCAGACATCGCTGGCCTGAGGAAAGTTATGGATGAATTGACCATGACCCGCTCAGACCTTGAGATGCAGATTGAGGGTCTGAATGAGGAGCTGGTCTACCTCAAGAAGAACCACGCAGAG GAGATCGCAGCTCTTCGTGCACAAATGTCCTCAAGCACCGTAAACGTTGAGGTGGACGCTGGACCACAGCAAGACCTGGCCCGTATCATGGAGGAGCTCCGACAACAGTATGAGGGTATCACAGAGAAGAACCGCAGAGATATGGAATCCTGGTACAAGTCCAAA TTTGATGAGCTAAACAAGCAGGTGTCCACCAGACAAGAAGATCTTTCAACATCACGCAATGAAATCAATGATCTTAGGAGAACGATGCAATCCCTGGAGATCGAACTACAGTCTCAGCTTAGCATG AAATCGGCTCTGGAGGGCACACTGTCAGAGACCGATTCACGGTACGGCCTTCAGCTCAACCAACTGCAGGGAGTAATTCACAATCTGGAGGCGGAGCTTTCCCAAATGCGCACGGACATCGAAAGACAGGGCAACGATTATAGACTGCTCCTGGACATCAAGACCAGACTAGAGATGGAGATCGCAGAGTACAGAAGACTTCTGGATGGAGAGGACATTCA GAGACAGACAGTCAAGGTTGTAGAGTTCGTAAATACTACTCCTCCTCCCCCCCCCAAAC